Part of the Nicotiana sylvestris chromosome 2, ASM39365v2, whole genome shotgun sequence genome, tgaacatgctagaataatggccggagaagccatagatctacagatttgagaaggatctgaagaagGCCATTGAAGTTGGGCTTCAAACCTTGAATAGCTtaggtctgatggtgagaaaggatgagtacagACCGTCCATGGCCGGAGATGCCATGGATTCTggtggaaacatggtgagataaggtgggaaacGATTAGGATTTCGGagaggttcgagagagtttgagagatgaatAGGGTTCAAAGGCGGCGTCTCAGGGAAAATGAATTACGTTAAGGGTGGTTTGGGAACTAAAAATGAAAAGGGAGtttttggccgttgatcaaaatgatcaacgacctggatcaaaGGGGAGCCAGGTGGGTTTTTAaatcgggtcaggggtcgggtaatttggggATTGGAATGGTTTAATTTGGGGGTGGAATTGGGTTAAATTGGgggccaaaattgaaaggtgaaagggctgtaattgaaatagaaatgggctaagtgttaaatagcctatttttcctttttattttataaaaatagtaataataattttaaaagtaaattaaaaatactcagccaacaaatactatataaatattaatttaaaaatactgaaaataattttataattataaaatgctactaatcgtgaaataggctataattgcaattacatgcaatttagcttaaaaataccaaatagatttgtaaagaaatatacaaaaatcaccttaattatattttggtgtaaatataagaataaaataagttattcaccaagatgataatcttgggaataattattttattttgtactgctaaaaatagacaataaattgattttaaaatcttaaacaattaggaaaaaataccaaaacccttgggaatgcttatatatgtatgtacatactattttgaaagtattttgtatacaaatatacatagaaaaaaattgggtatcaacagttgcccctctttacccgggaaggatgaaagagttgttgggtaaagatatgatggccaattttgactgaatgaaatgattttgaagagttttgaccgagctctagTTTCTGACCTGCttacatatccctggtattataggaatcaggccatatgtagttcgggatccatcggcggagtatgctGATGAAGATTTTTGAAAAGCGGACGCGATGTTCAGGTTGAGAAAGGATGGTCAAAGTCTGATAgactgcgggaactggagcgggatcgctcctgctgagacggccattgctagccggtgtacctgcgaatgaacaataccagcatatatatattgtgcataaatttaaacgtgatgcaagttcccgttggaccgtgaatgttgtctttggacggttaggatgacgtcctcggaccatgatgtcctgggccatgaagtgtatgataaaggattcacaggctatgaaatgatgttctcgggctatgaggatgatgcctccgaaccatgatgcctttgaataatgatatgcaaaagataaaatggggtcttcaagccatggcatggcgttcttgggctatgaaaatggtgcctccgaacaatgacgcctttggacaatttggcgatctttcagcccgtGAAAAtgtagaaggtggcgatctttcagccgatgcaatacgtaaataaagggtggcggtatttcagccatgcaagagaaataagatggcggtatttcagtcatgcaagagaaatagagtggcgatatttcagccatgcaagagaaataaggtggtggtatttcagccatgcagatggaggtagagcttaacctcggaaggcagaaaggtagccttatacaatgcaggagatgcagatggaggtagagcttaacctcggaaggcagaaaggtagccttatgcaatgcagaaaatgcagatggagacagagcttagtctcggaaggcagaaaggtagccttatgcaatgcaaaagatgcagatggaggtagagcttaacctcggaatacagaaaggtagccttatgcaatacatagaaatgcagatggaggtagagcttaacctcggaaggcagaaaggtagccttatacaatatagaaaatgcatatggagatagagcttagtctcggaaggcagaaaggtagccttatgcaatgtagagaaatgcagatggaggcagagcttaacctcgaaaggtagaaagATAGCCTTAAGCAGAAAATAAAAGGCGAATAGTAATGAAATATCTTAGCTGATAGATGATAGCTGATAGCTGATTACTATATTGTGGCTGTTGTGGATGTCATGTGCGGATAGCAACTGTAAATAGGTGATTATTCTGAGAGTTATATTCCCGGGAAGTATGAGTGTATAGATATATCTGATGATTTTACGacttgagtgcctgcatccaaagaaaaatcgtgagttttgtaaaaagGGGGGAATGTTAGTTCGTTTCCCCATGAGCTTCGCTTGTCCTGCTTGGTGTTGTGTATCATtgaggtagcgttgctaaacaaagcaattttgataccagacatgcatgatttagaaaaaatgtaacataaatacataatttaaaatagttttctttagatgaaccgacgaatgcgacgcggttcaagacattgcaacctctctcgctccggaattttgagggtccttaaaattctgccccagtttactgggctggtgcTTCTGGCGGCTGCGTGCGATAAATGGCTAAAATcatcttcagaattttgagggccctcaaaattctgccgcagtttccaatagcgggggaaatgaaaattttattgaattgtgaccgaacccatagggctgcttacgtatcccttcttaaacgggaattaggtcaggcgtagttcaaatacattatacaggaaatcgtaagagttacacatagtatctctttactacatctgaattgatcggcttcggccaaacttcaccgtccatttctgcaagtatgagggatcctccagttagaacccggtgaaccatgtatggaccctgctagttgggagagaacttccctttggcttcatcttgatgcaagaaaatcttttttaacaccagctgccccggtgtaaactgtctcggcttgactcttttgttgaaggctctggacattctgttctgataaagttgaccatggcaaactgcattcattgttttcccatctataagagctaactgctcgtagcgactccttacccattctgcattgtcAAGTTCTGTTTCCTGTGATTCTCAAAGAGGGAATTTTTACCTCGGCAGGAAtcactgcttctgtaccataaaccaacatatagggagttgccccggttgatgtgcgaactgtggtgcggtatcccaataaagtaAATGATAACTTCTTATGACActgcttatgtttctctatcatcttccttagtatctttttgatattcttattggcggcttctacagctccgttcatctgaggtctgtaagccgtagaattcttgtgtttgatcttgaaggtttcacacatggctttcattaggtcgccattgagattggaaccattatcagtgatgattgactccggaatttCGAACcaacaaacaatacggtcgcggacaaaatctgctaccactttcttagtcactgctttgtacgatgctgctttaacccatttggtgaaataatcaattgttactagaatgaacatgtgcccgtttgatgcggcaggctcgataggtccaataacatccattccccaagcggcgaacggccatggcgagcttgttgcagtaagcttgtttggaggcacctttatcatgtctgcatgtatctgacagcgatggcattttcggacatattggatgcagtctgtttccatagtcatccaaaaataatcagctcggagtattttcttggctaagacaaagctgTTCATATGTGGTCTGCAGGTCCTCGCATAAATTTCCTCCAATAATCTAGATgattcctttgcgtcgacacaccttagtaatcccaaatcaagagtcctcctatataggattcctccactacgaaagaagttgttagatagtctctgaagtgtgcgcttctgagtaggatttgcgagtttTGGATATTCAcccttcgtcaaatattccttgatatcatgaaaccaaggtttttcgtctgcttcttcttctacatgagcaTAGTGAgttggctgatcatagatctttaccggaataggatcaatgaagttcttgtctgggtgctgtatcatggacgatagcgtagccaatgcatcaacaaaatcattctgaactctgggaacatgttggaactctgtctttgtgaacctcttcctcaactcctgtacatgatgcagataagggagtatcttggagttcttggttgcccattcttctcggacctgatgtataagcaggtctgaatctccgatcactagtaattcctgaatgttcatgtcaatggccagcttgagccttaagatgtaggcttcatactcggccatgttgttagtacacgAGAACTtgagcttggcagataccggataatgctgaccgatttctgatactagcactgctcctatgccaactcctttgaaatttgctgctccgtcgaaaaatattctccaactATCATATGATTCTGCAATATTTTCCCCTATGAAatatacctcttcatcaggaaaatacgtctttagaggctcgtattctccatccacgagaTTTTccaagatgatctgccagtgcttgtcctttgattgccttctgagtcatgtaaacaatgtcgaattcactcagcacgatttgccacttggctagcttgccagtgggcatgggcttctgaaagatgtacttcaaaggatccattcttgatatgagataagtagtatatgcacagaaatagtgcctcaacttctgagatACCCAAGtaagagcacaacaggtgcgttccaatagagaataccgggctttgtacggggtgaacttcttgctgagacaatagatggcctgctcctttcttcctgtttcatcatgctacctCAAAACACAACCAAAAGTTTTATCCAATACTGCAatgtagagtaatagaggtctacccggctcgggcgggaccaaaactagcggcgttgacaggtattccttgattctgccAAAGGCTTTTTGACaatcattagtccatttggtagcagcgtccttcttcaacatcttaaagattggctcacaaattatagtggattgagctatgaaacgtctgatgtagttgagtcttcccaaaaaactcataacctctttcttattCTTCgatggtggcaattcttggatggctttgacctttgacggatctagttctattcctcggcgactcataatgaacccaagtagttttctggcCGAAACCCctaatgcacacttggcgggattcagcttcaagttgtaccttcttagtctgttgaagaactttcttagatcttctatgtggtcagtggatctcttggatttgatgatgacgtcgtctacatacacctcgatctctttgtgtatcatgtcatggaaaataatagtcatggccctcatgtaggtgtccctagcattctttaacccaaacggcatcatcttgtaacaatacatcccctacggcgtaatgaaagttgttttctccgcgtcttcctcatccatccatatctgatgatacccagcaaaacaatcaacgaacgACTGTAGTTCATGCTTAgcacagttgtcaattagaatgcgTATGTTtagcaaggggaagtcatctttcggaatggcccggttgagatctaggtagtcgacacagactctaaccttcccgtccttcttcggcactggcacaatattggctaaccatgatggatactctactaccctgagaaccttggctttgacttgcttggtgacttcttccttgattttcaaacacatgtcgggtttgaacttcctgagcttctgttttactggtggacatgttggatcggttggcagtttgtgagctacaatagatgtattgagaccagtcatgtcatcataagaccaggcgaatatgtcctcatattcctttagaaattccgtgtactctttcttttctgatggtgacagatgaacactgatgcgcgtttctttaacattttctgcatctcctaggttgacaacctcagttttgtccaggttagacttaggtctgttctcaaaatcctcaacctctttaacaacctcttctggtatatcatcttcttctaagtctatatctgtttgttgtgttgtctcgttgcatgtcacaatcgtcggttcatcaagataagtaatagtaatgttgtgtaaataaagtaaacggTAAAAAGTAACAAGAGTAAGATTTATGAGAAACTGGAacgctttgataaatttcataattgttttggacattggagctcttatttcaatattaaaaatgcggaaagaaagtcaactagcgaaaaataaagataatgcatggtgctttgtttagccttgctaccctgaagctttccgggccctggtggttctgatggaccaattgttgaggcgtgctcctcggctcacaacttgtatagaagggccttcccccCCTCCttctcgaaaatgacacaacagtccatattgtcatcttccaaaaacaaattcctcatcgccgctagtgcttcctcttcttctgacccatatatGACATCGACTACCCAAAAGGTTTACTCTAagcgaggtatcggatgctccagtgggtagtagggactgcgccatggtggcgaccagtggttgaactccgcccaagtgtattcatatcctaaattgaaagtggtaccgtgtttcttcaacttgataggttttgcgattccttggagattcttgccaaggccttgccaggttcgtattcacaccaattcagtatactttcaattttgttatcctaccatttatccttgtccacggcattgactcgctcaatgttatggtaggtttctccgcatatcttccttcttcctctaaTTGCTGGGATGGTCTAGCGACGTAGATGGGATTGCTACCGTTGtcgtgaataattacctcttagTGATTCCATACGAATTTCACTGCTTGATATAGGGTTGATgttacagccccagcggcatggatccaaggccgtcccaatagcaagttgtaagatgttgggacgtctattacttgaaaatcaacgtcgaaccaagtcagtcccatttgcagacacaaactgatttccccgATAGTGGATCTTTGGGATCCCTTGAAAGCTTTGATagtgatggctccatccttgatctcatgcaggctctttcccaatgttctgagagtcaccaatgcacaaatattgaggctggaccctccgtcaatcaggattctggtgatgaaataatcttcgcactgcacagtgatgtgcaatgccttgttgtgtcttagcccttcaggtggcagctcatcttcgtggaaagtgattttgtgactctccaatactttccctaccatgtttgccatttctcctccagttatgttgttGGGCACATATGCCTCGTTCAGCACCTttaataaggcattcttatgtgcgtcagagctttgtagtagagccaagatagagatctaggctggcattttgttcaactgatcaatgaccgaatactctttggcttgtataTTCCTCCAGAGATCGTCAGGCCTAGTTTCAGTGATGGTTGGTCATCCAGAGGCCTGCTTGCTGGACTCAACTAGATCTTCTGGAGTATAAAACCTGCCAGTTCTTATCATACCCTGTGCTGTaattgcttctccagatttggtttttcctttccttctcgcctcgacGGTGTAATCCCACGGTATGGTATTTGGGTGGAATGGTGTTACGCTGTCATGGCCACCGGAATGGGCACCATTGCTTTGGGAGGTAATACAGCAACCTCAAATGGCATAGATGTCTTTGGgaacccaaactcgacctcaataggccctggcgtctttgtagaagaaggtgcttcgaactcaagtggtatgtACATGTTCACTTCGGCGTCTCAAGAAGGTTgcatctggaccacaatcgggttaagggtgactattggttTCCTTGGCTCTTCACATTCAGCAATCAGTCCAATcaaccctttggggtcccaatcgtcttctatctcaatcatgtgaacaactccacccttgtggtttggtagagggttgttacggacattcggagtaggatcctttgccacaatgatcttgttgtcaattaaagcttggatcttatcctttagagagcgacactcatcaatggtatgccccttcatgccggaatggtatgtgCAGGTTTTGTTtaggttgacccattgggaggggttttcggggtttatggcagggataggggtgacgtaaccagcaactttgagcctttcatacagctggtcgataggttcggcaatggcggtatactatttggggggtctgcggtcaaagtttggtcggggtttaaggaaattttggcgagggggaggtgattgatagtgggcttgttgggtgttgtaggcttggtagataGGTGCGGGTTAAGAGTATCTGGGCgaagtgggctgatatgtggaaggtggagatgattggtaagtaggcggtggagcttggtaagagggcaagggtgcttggtaatttggggtaggctgatatgtgagtggaggtaatgggtaggtttggtatttgattgggGACTTTATTCTCTATGCAACCATCACGGCactcacatcccttttcttggacgtgctaccagactgtagagccttgttagTGGTCTGTAATGCTTCAAAGTTTGTgacataccacttttaataccttcctcgatcctttcccctagcttaatgatgtcggaaaatttctggccttcaatcaacatcaatctcttataatattgtgggtcttgagcccagacgaaaaacctattcatttgttctttttctaaagccggcctgacctt contains:
- the LOC138884892 gene encoding uncharacterized protein translates to MSRRGIELDPSKVKAIQELPPSKNKKEVMSFLGRLNYIRRFIAQSTIICEPIFKMLKKDAATKWTNDCQKAFGRIKEYLSTPLHDETGRKEQAIYCLSKKFTPYKARRQSKDKHWQIILENLVDGEYEPLKTYFPDEEVYFIGENIAESYDSWRIFFDGAANFKGVGIGAVLVSEIGQHYPHPDKNFIDPIPVKIYDQPTHYAHVEEEADEKPWFHDIKEYLTKGEYPKLANPTQKRTLQRLSNNFFRSGGILYRRTLDLGLLRSSDSCRGKNSLFENHRKQNLTMQNG